A DNA window from Pogona vitticeps strain Pit_001003342236 chromosome 2, PviZW2.1, whole genome shotgun sequence contains the following coding sequences:
- the HINT2 gene encoding adenosine 5'-monophosphoramidase HINT2: MAAAAVGRGAAAGRALLPWGGRRAAQARGGSGGGGAQRGLAGTRGGGGSVGGEGPEGEVDRARRAAETPAPTVFSRILDGSLPAKILYEDDQCVAFRDAAPQAPVHFLVIPRRPIPRISRAAESDAQLLGHLLVVATKVARAEGLSEGYRVVVNDGKDGAQSVYHLHFHVLGGRQMCWPPG; the protein is encoded by the exons atggcggcggcggcggtcgggagaggggcggcggcggggcgggcGCTGCTTCCCTGGGGGGGGCGGCGGGCCGCGCAGGCGAGGGGGGGCTCGGGGGGCGGCGGGGCGCAGAGGGGCTTGGCGGGCACGCGGGGAGGCGGCGGCAGCGTTGGCGGGGAGGGGCCGGAGGGCGAGGTGGATCGGGCCCGGCGCGCCGCCGAGACGCCCGCCCCCACCGTCTTCAGCAGGATCCTGGACGGCTCCCTCCCGGCTAAGATCCTCTACGAGGACGACCAG TGCGTGGCCTTCCGAGACGCGGCCCCCCAGGCCCCCGTGCACTTCCTGGTGATCCCCCGGCGCCCGATCCCCCGGATCAGCCGCGCGGCCGAGAGCGACGCCCAG CTCCTGGGGCATTTGCTGGTGGTGGCCACCAAGGTGGCCCGAGCGGAAGGCCTCTCGGAGGGCTACCGTGTCG tggtgAACGACGGGAAGGATGGTGCTCAATCGGTCTATCACCTCCACTTCCACGTGCTGGGGGGGCGCCAGATGTGCTGGCCCCCTGGCTGA